One window from the genome of Micromonospora aurantiaca ATCC 27029 encodes:
- a CDS encoding inositol monophosphatase family protein yields MGSPPMIDGGFARWLASRAGQALTALRAEMGFADAGALRSAGDKVSHDLIRTELAKWRPADAVLSEEDEGSRLAWTAEVTDAALSRLTADRVWIVDPLDGTREYAEEGRADWAVHVALWSRNASRPHGLVAGAVALPAQHRVLGTDHPPAYPPMTVEAATGGGARVIRLAASRSRPPVFLTDLAEDVGAHLVPMGSAGAKIAAVVTGEVDAYIHAGGQYEWDSAAPVAVATATGLHASRIDGSALKYNGADPRLPDLLVCRKDLASRLLAALQRHSG; encoded by the coding sequence ATGGGCAGTCCTCCGATGATCGACGGCGGGTTCGCCCGGTGGCTGGCGTCCCGGGCCGGTCAGGCGCTGACGGCCCTGCGCGCGGAGATGGGCTTCGCCGACGCGGGCGCGCTCCGGTCGGCCGGCGACAAGGTCTCGCACGATCTGATCCGCACCGAGCTGGCGAAGTGGCGGCCGGCGGACGCGGTGCTGTCGGAGGAGGACGAGGGCTCGCGGCTGGCCTGGACGGCGGAGGTGACAGACGCGGCGCTGTCGCGCCTGACCGCGGACCGGGTCTGGATCGTCGACCCGCTGGACGGCACCCGGGAGTACGCGGAGGAGGGGCGCGCGGACTGGGCGGTGCACGTGGCGCTCTGGTCGCGTAACGCGTCGCGGCCGCACGGTCTGGTGGCGGGCGCGGTGGCGCTGCCGGCCCAGCACCGGGTGCTCGGCACGGACCACCCGCCGGCGTACCCGCCGATGACAGTGGAGGCGGCCACCGGGGGCGGCGCGCGGGTCATCCGCTTGGCGGCCAGCCGTAGCCGTCCGCCGGTTTTCCTGACCGACCTGGCAGAGGACGTCGGCGCTCATCTGGTTCCGATGGGCTCGGCGGGCGCGAAGATCGCCGCCGTGGTCACGGGTGAGGTCGACGCGTACATCCACGCGGGCGGTCAGTACGAGTGGGATTCGGCCGCTCCGGTCGCTGTGGCGACGGCCACCGGTCTGCATGCTTCCCGGATCGACGGTTCTGCGCTGAAATACAACGGGGCCGACCCGCGCCTACCGGATCTGCTGGTCTGCCGCAAGGATCTCGCGAGTCGGTTGCTTGCAGCGTTGCAGCGGCATTCCGGGTAA
- the cysD gene encoding sulfate adenylyltransferase subunit CysD, translated as MTSPAAYQVSHLDALEAESIFVMREVVAEMERPVLLFSGGKDSIVMLRLAQKAFAPANIPFPVMHVDTGHNFPEVLDYRDQRVAELGLQLIVASVPEALNKGLVRESADGMRNRIQTPVLLEAVEKHRFDALFGGARRDEEKARAKERVFSFRDEFGQWDPKNQRPELWALYNGRHHPGESIRVFPLSNWTELDVWHYIERERIPLPSIYYAHEREVIERDGMLYAVNEFFRARAGEQPFKAQVRYRTVGDASCTAAVRSDADTVEKVIEEVAATRITERGATRGDDRVSEAAMEDRKREGYF; from the coding sequence ATGACGTCCCCCGCCGCGTACCAGGTGTCGCACCTCGACGCGCTCGAGGCGGAGAGCATCTTCGTGATGCGCGAGGTCGTCGCCGAGATGGAACGGCCGGTGCTGCTGTTCTCCGGCGGCAAGGACTCGATCGTGATGCTCCGGTTGGCCCAGAAGGCGTTCGCGCCGGCCAACATCCCCTTCCCGGTGATGCACGTGGACACCGGGCACAACTTCCCCGAGGTGCTCGACTACCGCGATCAGCGGGTGGCCGAGCTGGGCCTGCAGCTCATCGTGGCGAGCGTGCCGGAGGCGCTGAACAAGGGCCTGGTCCGCGAGTCGGCCGACGGCATGCGCAACCGGATCCAGACGCCGGTGCTGCTGGAGGCGGTGGAGAAGCACCGCTTCGACGCGCTGTTCGGCGGCGCCCGGCGCGACGAGGAGAAGGCGCGGGCCAAGGAGCGGGTGTTCAGCTTCCGCGACGAGTTCGGCCAGTGGGATCCGAAGAACCAGCGTCCGGAGCTGTGGGCGCTCTACAACGGCCGGCACCACCCGGGCGAGTCGATCCGGGTGTTCCCGCTGTCGAACTGGACCGAGCTGGACGTCTGGCACTACATCGAGCGGGAGCGGATCCCGCTGCCGTCGATCTACTACGCGCACGAGCGCGAGGTGATCGAGCGCGACGGCATGCTCTACGCGGTGAACGAGTTCTTCCGGGCGCGCGCCGGTGAGCAGCCGTTCAAGGCCCAGGTGCGGTACCGGACCGTGGGTGACGCCTCCTGCACCGCGGCGGTCCGCTCGGACGCCGACACGGTGGAGAAGGTGATCGAGGAGGTGGCCGCCACGCGGATCACCGAGCGCGGCGCGACCCGCGGCGACGACCGGGTCAGCGAGGCCGCCATGGAGGACCGCAAGCGAGAGGGCTACTTCTGA
- a CDS encoding sulfate adenylyltransferase subunit 1, producing the protein MSVETLAPAESETARPMDLLRFATAGSVDDGKSTLIGRLLYDTKSLFSDQLAAVEAVSAARGDEYTNLALLTDGLRAEREQGITIDVAYRYFATPRRKFIIADTPGHIQYTRNMVTGASTADLALILVDARKGLVEQSRRHAFLCSLLRVPHLVLCVNKMDLVDWSQEVYERIADEFTAFAAKLDVPDLTVVPVSALQGDNIVTRSENMPWYEGPSLLHHLERVHIASDRNLVDVRFPVQYVIRPQSTTVTDYRGYAGQVASGVLKPGDEVMVLPSGFTSRIAAVETADGPVDEAFPPMSVTVRLTDELDISRGDMICRPNNAPMAVQDIEAMICWMDETRPLQVGGKYAIKHTTRSARAIVRGLHYRLDINSLHRDETAGELKLNEIGRVRLRTTVPLLADEYRRNRTTGGFVIIDESTNRTVGAGMIVEAG; encoded by the coding sequence ATGAGCGTCGAGACCCTGGCCCCGGCCGAGAGCGAGACCGCGCGGCCGATGGACCTGCTGCGGTTCGCCACCGCGGGCAGCGTCGACGACGGCAAGTCGACGCTGATCGGCCGTCTGCTCTACGACACCAAGTCGCTGTTCAGTGACCAGCTCGCCGCCGTCGAGGCGGTCAGTGCGGCCCGGGGCGACGAGTACACGAACCTGGCGCTGCTCACCGACGGCCTGCGCGCCGAGCGGGAGCAGGGCATCACCATCGACGTGGCGTACCGCTACTTCGCCACGCCGCGGCGGAAGTTCATCATCGCCGACACCCCGGGGCACATCCAGTACACCCGGAACATGGTCACCGGCGCCTCCACCGCCGACCTGGCGCTGATCCTGGTGGACGCGCGTAAGGGCCTGGTGGAGCAGTCCCGCCGGCACGCGTTCCTCTGCTCGCTGCTGCGGGTGCCGCACCTGGTCCTGTGCGTGAACAAGATGGACCTGGTGGACTGGTCGCAGGAGGTCTACGAGCGGATCGCGGACGAGTTCACCGCGTTCGCCGCGAAGCTCGACGTGCCGGACCTGACTGTGGTGCCGGTGTCCGCGCTGCAGGGCGACAACATCGTCACCCGCTCGGAGAACATGCCCTGGTACGAGGGCCCGTCGCTGCTGCACCACCTGGAGCGGGTGCACATCGCCTCGGACCGCAACCTGGTCGACGTGCGGTTCCCGGTGCAGTACGTGATCCGGCCGCAGTCCACCACCGTCACCGACTACCGGGGCTACGCCGGTCAGGTGGCCTCCGGCGTGCTCAAGCCGGGCGACGAGGTCATGGTGCTGCCGTCGGGCTTCACCAGCCGGATCGCCGCGGTGGAGACCGCGGACGGCCCGGTGGACGAGGCGTTCCCGCCGATGTCGGTGACGGTCCGGCTGACCGACGAGCTGGACATCTCCCGCGGCGACATGATCTGCCGGCCGAACAACGCCCCGATGGCCGTGCAGGACATCGAGGCGATGATCTGCTGGATGGACGAGACGCGGCCGTTGCAGGTCGGCGGCAAGTACGCGATCAAGCACACGACCCGTTCGGCGCGGGCGATCGTGCGCGGGCTGCACTACCGGCTGGACATCAACTCGCTGCACCGCGACGAGACGGCCGGTGAGCTGAAGCTCAACGAGATCGGCCGGGTCCGGCTGCGCACCACGGTTCCGCTGCTGGCCGACGAGTACCGCCGTAACCGCACCACCGGCGGCTTCGTGATCATCGACGAGTCGACGAACCGTACGGTCGGCGCCGGCATGATCGTCGAGGCCGGCTGA
- the galK gene encoding galactokinase → MNVADRATAGFRQRYGTEPAGRWAAPGRVNLIGEHTDYNDGFVLPFALPLRTVVAAAPAPDGRWTVWSELDDEPVEFGAAEADEPGRVDGWAAYVAGVVWALRADGHDVPGARLAVASDVPVGSGLSSSAAIESAVLAALVDLGGLDLPAGRWPRLAQRAENDYVGAPTGIMDQSAVIRGRAGHALFLDCRTEEVEQIPFDLDGAGLAVLVIDSRAPHRHADGEYAARRKSCEQAAATLGVTALRDVDVAGLDAALARLDDDETRRRVRHVVTENQRVLDTVALLRAGRVRDTGPLLTASHASMRDDFEITVPEIDTAVEAALAAGAYGARMTGGGFGGCVLALVDADAADAVAAAVTEAYAERGFTAPGTLTVLPAGGVTRL, encoded by the coding sequence ATGAATGTCGCCGACCGCGCCACGGCCGGCTTCCGGCAGCGGTACGGCACCGAGCCGGCGGGCCGCTGGGCGGCTCCCGGACGGGTCAACCTGATCGGCGAGCACACCGACTACAACGACGGCTTCGTGCTGCCCTTCGCGCTGCCGCTGCGTACCGTGGTCGCCGCCGCGCCCGCCCCCGACGGACGCTGGACCGTCTGGTCGGAGCTGGACGACGAACCGGTCGAGTTCGGCGCGGCGGAGGCCGACGAGCCCGGCCGGGTCGACGGCTGGGCCGCCTACGTGGCCGGGGTGGTGTGGGCGCTGCGCGCCGACGGCCACGACGTGCCGGGCGCGCGGCTCGCCGTCGCCTCCGACGTGCCGGTCGGCTCCGGGCTCTCCTCGTCGGCGGCGATCGAGTCGGCGGTGCTGGCCGCGCTGGTCGACCTCGGCGGGCTCGACCTGCCCGCCGGGCGGTGGCCGCGGCTCGCCCAGCGGGCCGAGAACGATTACGTCGGCGCACCCACCGGGATCATGGACCAGTCCGCGGTGATCCGCGGCCGGGCCGGGCACGCGCTGTTCCTCGACTGCCGCACCGAGGAGGTCGAGCAGATCCCGTTCGACCTGGACGGCGCCGGGCTGGCCGTGCTGGTGATCGACAGCCGGGCGCCGCACCGGCACGCGGACGGCGAGTACGCCGCTCGGCGCAAGAGCTGCGAGCAGGCCGCCGCGACGCTCGGGGTGACAGCGCTGCGCGACGTCGACGTGGCCGGCCTCGACGCCGCGCTGGCGCGCCTCGACGACGACGAGACCCGCCGCCGGGTCCGGCACGTGGTGACCGAGAACCAGCGGGTGCTCGACACCGTCGCGCTGCTGCGCGCCGGCCGGGTCCGCGACACCGGTCCGCTGCTGACCGCCTCGCACGCCTCCATGCGCGACGACTTCGAGATCACCGTGCCGGAGATCGACACCGCGGTCGAGGCGGCGCTGGCCGCCGGCGCGTACGGCGCGCGGATGACCGGCGGCGGCTTCGGCGGCTGCGTGCTCGCCCTGGTCGATGCCGACGCCGCCGACGCGGTGGCGGCCGCCGTGACCGAGGCGTACGCCGAGCGCGGCTTCACCGCCCCCGGCACGCTCACGGTCCTGCCCGCCGGTGGCGTCACCCGGCTGTAA
- the galE gene encoding UDP-glucose 4-epimerase GalE yields MKLLVTGGAGYIGSVVTRMLLDHGHQVTVLDDLRTGHREALAPDATHVELPVHEAARVLTPDAGFDGVLHFAALIAAGESMIRPELYWHTNTVGSIALIDAVRAARVPRMVFSSTAAVYGNPTELPIPETAVKAPTSTYGATKLAVDMALTSEAIAHDLAAVSLRYFNVAGAYLRDGLAIGERHDPETHLIPIALDVAAGRREKLQLFGDDYPTVDGTCVRDYIHVEDLARAHLLALDAATPGRHRIYNLGNGNGFTNRQVVDVVREVTGHPVPVEVAPRREGDPAELVASSALARDELGWTPAKPTLHDMVGDAWAFYRAHVAGQPS; encoded by the coding sequence GTGAAACTGCTCGTCACCGGCGGCGCCGGCTACATCGGCAGCGTGGTGACCCGGATGCTGCTCGACCACGGCCACCAGGTGACCGTGCTGGACGACCTGCGCACCGGTCACCGGGAGGCCCTCGCCCCCGACGCCACCCACGTCGAGCTGCCGGTACACGAGGCCGCCCGGGTGCTCACCCCCGACGCCGGGTTCGACGGCGTGCTGCACTTCGCCGCCCTCATCGCCGCCGGCGAGTCGATGATCCGCCCCGAGCTGTACTGGCACACCAACACGGTCGGCTCGATCGCGCTCATCGACGCGGTCCGCGCCGCCCGGGTGCCCCGGATGGTCTTCTCCTCCACCGCCGCCGTCTACGGCAACCCCACCGAGCTGCCCATCCCGGAGACCGCCGTCAAGGCGCCCACCAGCACCTACGGTGCCACCAAGCTGGCCGTCGACATGGCGCTCACCTCCGAGGCGATCGCGCACGACCTGGCCGCCGTCTCGCTGCGCTACTTCAACGTCGCCGGGGCGTACCTGCGCGACGGGCTGGCCATCGGCGAGCGGCACGACCCGGAGACGCACCTCATCCCGATCGCGCTCGACGTGGCCGCCGGACGGCGGGAGAAGCTCCAGCTCTTCGGCGACGACTACCCCACAGTCGACGGCACCTGCGTCCGCGACTACATCCACGTCGAAGACCTGGCCCGCGCCCACCTGCTCGCGCTGGACGCGGCCACCCCGGGCCGGCACCGCATCTACAACCTCGGCAACGGCAACGGCTTCACCAACCGGCAGGTGGTCGACGTGGTCCGCGAGGTCACCGGGCACCCGGTGCCGGTCGAGGTGGCCCCCCGCCGCGAGGGCGACCCGGCCGAGCTGGTCGCGTCCTCCGCGCTGGCCCGCGACGAGCTGGGCTGGACGCCGGCCAAGCCGACCCTGCACGACATGGTCGGCGATGCCTGGGCGTTCTACCGGGCACACGTCGCGGGACAGCCCTCATGA
- a CDS encoding hemolysin family protein codes for MREGGGPGPRRRPSGRPRREPGPLARTVARLVVRGADGATRLVTALLGASPTAGRERISEAELRDLVAANTLLDPDERRIIDEVLVAGARLVREVMVPRTEVVFLSAALPLAQAQRLVRADPHTRYPVVDGTHDDVVGLVHLRDVLLRPDADRLLLVGDLIREVKRLPDSKRVLAALTEMRREGHHLAVVVDEYGGTAGIVTCEDLVEELVGEIRDDEHGPLEPEPAGLPAVVDGRLNLTDFAERTGVPLPAGPYETVGGYVMAALGRLPVAGDEVPVAVDPAAGSVPADPAGWLLRVLTLDGRRVSRLAVSAARLPEPRREVNGPLPPVPARSTGPS; via the coding sequence ATGCGGGAGGGTGGTGGTCCCGGGCCCCGGCGGCGACCGTCGGGGCGGCCCCGACGCGAACCCGGCCCGCTGGCCCGCACCGTGGCCCGTCTCGTGGTGCGCGGCGCCGACGGCGCCACCCGCCTGGTCACCGCCCTGCTCGGGGCCAGCCCCACCGCCGGGCGGGAACGGATCAGCGAGGCCGAACTACGGGACCTGGTCGCGGCGAACACGCTGCTCGACCCGGACGAGCGGCGGATCATCGACGAGGTGCTGGTGGCCGGCGCCCGGCTCGTCCGCGAGGTGATGGTGCCCCGCACCGAGGTGGTCTTCCTCAGCGCGGCGCTCCCGCTGGCGCAGGCCCAGCGGCTGGTCCGGGCCGACCCGCACACCCGCTACCCGGTGGTCGACGGCACCCACGACGACGTGGTCGGCCTGGTGCACCTGCGGGACGTGCTGCTGCGCCCGGACGCGGACCGGCTGCTCCTGGTCGGCGACCTGATCCGGGAGGTGAAGCGCCTGCCGGACAGCAAGCGTGTGCTGGCGGCGCTCACCGAGATGCGCCGGGAGGGCCACCACCTGGCCGTCGTCGTCGACGAGTACGGCGGCACGGCCGGCATCGTCACCTGCGAGGACCTGGTCGAGGAACTGGTCGGGGAGATCCGCGACGACGAGCACGGCCCGCTCGAACCGGAACCCGCCGGCCTGCCCGCGGTCGTCGACGGCCGGCTCAACCTGACCGACTTCGCCGAGCGCACCGGGGTGCCGCTGCCCGCCGGGCCGTACGAGACGGTGGGCGGGTACGTGATGGCCGCCCTGGGCCGGCTGCCCGTGGCGGGCGACGAGGTGCCGGTGGCTGTCGACCCGGCCGCCGGATCGGTCCCCGCCGATCCGGCGGGCTGGCTGCTGCGGGTGCTCACGCTCGACGGCCGGCGGGTGTCCCGCCTGGCGGTCTCCGCCGCGCGGCTGCCCGAGCCCCGGCGTGAGGTGAACGGTCCGCTTCCGCCCGTACCCGCCCGATCCACCGGCCCGTCATGA